One stretch of Streptomyces sp. NBC_01363 DNA includes these proteins:
- the tatA gene encoding Sec-independent protein translocase subunit TatA, whose product MFGRLGAPEIILILVVIVLLFGAKKLPDMARSLGKSARILKSEAKAMKSEGSPSATPAEPAANDAAQDQAAPRTIKAAPGDVSSSRPVAEPTDSTKR is encoded by the coding sequence ATGTTCGGAAGGCTCGGCGCTCCCGAGATCATCCTGATCCTCGTCGTCATTGTTCTGCTGTTCGGCGCGAAGAAGCTTCCTGACATGGCTCGCTCGCTCGGCAAGTCGGCCCGCATCCTCAAGAGCGAGGCCAAGGCCATGAAGTCCGAGGGCAGCCCGTCGGCGACCCCGGCCGAGCCGGCCGCCAACGATGCCGCCCAGGACCAGGCCGCCCCGCGCACCATCAAGGCCGCCCCCGGCGACGTGAGCAGTTCGCGTCCGGTCGCGGAGCCGACCGACTCGACCAAGCGCTGA
- a CDS encoding YafY family protein, whose protein sequence is MATNAIDQTRRMLSLVTYLRERPGAHVQDVARAFGITEDELISDLDVLPMCGTSFRGGDLLDIDTDGDRIWWHNPDDVAEPLRLAADEATALLVAARAVATLPGLRESDRQALLRATAKLETAAGEVGAASSRLSVTFESEGGVFADVDRAISERRRLWLRYYSPARDELTEREVDPIRLFAVGHTYMEAWCRSSEDRRTFRLDRVAEIRLLDEPAAPPELELRDLSEGLVQPAAEDPEVVVEVGPGGRWVAEYYPHDSAQELPDGGLRIALRTPDPASLRRLALRLGGEGRIVSPPELAQSAQQAARAALAAYDEPV, encoded by the coding sequence ATGGCGACGAACGCGATCGACCAGACCCGCCGGATGCTCTCCCTGGTGACGTATCTGCGTGAGCGCCCCGGCGCCCATGTCCAGGACGTCGCCCGCGCCTTCGGGATCACCGAGGACGAACTGATCTCGGACCTCGATGTGCTGCCCATGTGCGGTACGAGCTTCCGCGGCGGGGACCTGCTGGACATCGACACCGACGGCGACCGCATCTGGTGGCACAACCCGGACGACGTCGCCGAGCCGCTGCGGCTCGCGGCCGACGAGGCGACGGCCCTCCTGGTCGCCGCCCGTGCCGTGGCCACGCTGCCGGGACTGCGCGAGAGCGACCGGCAGGCGCTGCTGCGGGCCACCGCGAAGCTGGAGACCGCGGCCGGTGAGGTGGGGGCGGCGAGCTCGCGGCTCTCGGTCACCTTCGAGTCCGAGGGCGGTGTCTTCGCCGATGTCGACCGGGCGATCTCCGAGCGGCGCAGGCTCTGGCTGCGCTACTACTCGCCCGCGCGCGACGAGCTCACCGAGCGCGAGGTGGACCCGATCCGGCTGTTCGCCGTGGGGCACACCTACATGGAGGCCTGGTGCAGGTCGTCCGAGGACCGGCGTACGTTCCGGCTCGACCGGGTCGCCGAGATCCGGCTGCTGGACGAGCCCGCCGCGCCGCCCGAGCTGGAGCTGCGGGATCTGTCCGAGGGGCTCGTCCAGCCGGCCGCCGAGGACCCGGAAGTCGTCGTCGAGGTGGGCCCCGGCGGACGCTGGGTCGCCGAGTACTACCCGCACGACAGCGCGCAGGAGCTGCCCGACGGCGGGCTGCGGATCGCCCTGCGCACCCCCGACCCGGCCTCGCTGCGCAGGCTCGCGCTGCGACTGGGCGGCGAAGGCCGCATCGTCTCCCCGCCGGAGCTGGCGCAGAGCGCACAGCAGGCGGCCCGTGCGGCGCTCGCCGCGTACGACGAACCGGTCTGA